One window from the genome of Bacillus weihaiensis encodes:
- the thiI gene encoding tRNA uracil 4-sulfurtransferase ThiI encodes MKFDHILIRFGEISTKGRNRKKFIDRLKRNIREVLNEYPNLSYESNRDRLFIHLNNENHEGIVEKLKPVFGIQSFSLAIKTKSELPEIKDMALQAIKTLYKPNDTFKVTTKRAYKQFPLDTNELNYQIGSHILIHTTDLHVDVKNPMINVRVEVRSEATYITCFDYKGAGGLPVGSGGKAMLLLSGGIDSPVAGYLSLKRGVELEVIHFFSPPYTSERAKQKVIDLTTELTSFGGKINLHIVPFTKIQEKIQEQVPENYTMTSTRRMMLKIADRIREKQQGLALITGESLGQVASQTLESMLAINSVTNTPVLRPLITMDKTEIIDIAKQIHTHDISIRPFEDCCTIFTPANPKTKPKVDKVTRFESFVDFDELVDEAVMNVETILVTKEQKDEFTSLF; translated from the coding sequence ATGAAATTTGATCACATATTAATCCGTTTTGGAGAAATTTCTACTAAAGGTAGAAATAGAAAAAAATTCATTGACCGTCTAAAACGTAACATACGGGAAGTGTTAAATGAGTATCCGAATTTAAGCTACGAAAGTAATCGAGATCGCTTATTTATACATTTAAATAATGAAAATCATGAGGGAATTGTCGAAAAGCTAAAACCTGTTTTTGGAATTCAATCCTTTAGCTTAGCAATTAAAACGAAAAGTGAATTACCTGAGATCAAGGATATGGCATTACAGGCAATCAAAACTCTATATAAACCTAATGATACATTCAAAGTCACCACCAAACGCGCATATAAACAGTTTCCATTAGATACTAATGAACTAAACTATCAAATTGGCAGTCACATTCTAATCCATACAACGGATTTACATGTTGATGTGAAAAATCCAATGATAAATGTTCGAGTTGAGGTTCGTTCTGAAGCAACCTATATCACTTGCTTTGATTATAAAGGAGCAGGTGGATTACCTGTAGGATCTGGTGGTAAAGCGATGCTGCTATTGTCAGGTGGAATCGATAGTCCTGTAGCAGGGTATTTATCGTTAAAAAGAGGTGTGGAATTAGAGGTCATTCATTTCTTTAGTCCTCCTTACACAAGTGAGCGTGCGAAACAAAAGGTTATTGATTTAACAACAGAGTTAACCTCTTTCGGTGGAAAAATCAACTTGCATATTGTTCCCTTTACAAAGATTCAGGAGAAAATTCAAGAACAAGTACCTGAAAACTATACGATGACATCAACGCGAAGAATGATGTTGAAAATCGCGGATCGTATTCGTGAGAAGCAGCAAGGATTAGCTCTGATTACAGGTGAAAGTCTTGGTCAAGTTGCGAGTCAAACATTGGAAAGTATGCTTGCGATTAATAGCGTGACAAATACTCCGGTTTTACGTCCACTTATTACAATGGATAAAACAGAGATTATCGATATCGCAAAGCAAATCCATACACATGATATATCTATTCGACCATTTGAAGATTGCTGTACGATCTTTACACCTGCTAATCCAAAAACGAAACCAAAAGTAGATAAAGTTACAAGATTTGAAAGCTTTGTCGATTTTGATGAGCTAGTTGATGAGGCAGTCATGAATGTTGAGACCATTCTAGTAACGAAAGAGCAAAAAGACGAATTCACTAGCTTATTCTAA